One window of the Zea mays cultivar B73 chromosome 3, Zm-B73-REFERENCE-NAM-5.0, whole genome shotgun sequence genome contains the following:
- the LOC100279543 gene encoding uncharacterized protein isoform X2, whose amino-acid sequence MDHPHNAVLLVCSSHEKGCRPFMCDTSSRHSNCYDQYRKASKDSRTECSECQQQVQLSCPLCRGPVSDCIKDYSARRFMNTKVRSCTTESCEFRGAYQELRKHARVEHPTGRPMEVDPERQRDWRRMEQQRDLGDLMSMLRSGFNSNIEDDSGGLGDTEEGGEEAEMTPASITMVFIMPSRGSIMQYLSERSRTIILVSRRRASSSSGGDAEATAPDSEEGDDPMPSAEASAGSQHSSEQEEADGDPAQ is encoded by the coding sequence ATGGACCACCCGCACAACGCCGTCCTGCTGGTCTGCTCCTCACACGAGAAGGGCTGCCGCCCCTTCATGTGCGACACCAGCTCGCGGCACTCGAACTGCTATGACCAGTACCGGAAGGCCTCCAAGGATTCAAGGACAGAGTGCAGCGAGTGCCAGCAGCAGGTTCAGCTCTCGTGCCCACTGTGCCGTGGGCCGGTCAGCGATTGCATCAAGGACTACAGCGCGCGGAGGTTCATGAACACcaaggtccggtcgtgcaccacgGAGTCGTGCGAGTTCAGGGGCGCCTACCAGGAGCTGAGGAAGCATGCTAGGGTGGAGCATCCAACAGGAAGGCCAATGGAGGTAGACCCTGAGCGGCAGCGGGACTGGCGCCGGATGGAGCAGCAACGGGACCTTGGAGACTTGATGAGCATGCTGCGTTCAGGGTTCAACAGCAATATTGAGGACGACAGTGGCGGGCTTGGAGACACCGAAGAAGGGGGAGAGGAAGCTGAAATGACTCCGGCCTCCATAACCATGGTCTTCATCATGCCATCTAGAGGCTCAATCATGCAGTACCTATCGGAACGCAGCAGAACGATCATTCTGGTCAGTCGGAGGCGAGCAAGCAGCAGCAGCGGTGGCGACGCTGAAGCCACTGCTCCAGACAGCGAGGAAGGTGATGACCCTATGCCATCGGCAGAGGCATCTGCTGGTTCACAGCATTCTTCCGAACAAGAGGAGGCTGACGGTGACCCTGCCCAATGA
- the LOC100279543 gene encoding uncharacterized protein isoform X1, with protein sequence MPKDRSSRVSSYESRRAGASPYFSSSHGQSSSCRRSEESCGAAAAAAAKQAAEWEDVRCPVCMDHPHNAVLLVCSSHEKGCRPFMCDTSSRHSNCYDQYRKASKDSRTECSECQQQVQLSCPLCRGPVSDCIKDYSARRFMNTKVRSCTTESCEFRGAYQELRKHARVEHPTGRPMEVDPERQRDWRRMEQQRDLGDLMSMLRSGFNSNIEDDSGGLGDTEEGGEEAEMTPASITMVFIMPSRGSIMQYLSERSRTIILVSRRRASSSSGGDAEATAPDSEEGDDPMPSAEASAGSQHSSEQEEADGDPAQ encoded by the coding sequence atgccgaaggacaggagctccCGCGTTTCCTCTTATGAGAGCCGCCGGGCTGGTGCCTCCCCATACTTCTCATCGTCTCATGGACAGAGCAGTTCTTGTCGCCGGTCCGAGGAGTCTTGTGGGGCagcagcggcggcagcagcaaagcAAGCTGCAGAGTGGGAGGATGTTCGGTGCCCGGTGTGCATGGACCACCCGCACAACGCCGTCCTGCTGGTCTGCTCCTCACACGAGAAGGGCTGCCGCCCCTTCATGTGCGACACCAGCTCGCGGCACTCGAACTGCTATGACCAGTACCGGAAGGCCTCCAAGGATTCAAGGACAGAGTGCAGCGAGTGCCAGCAGCAGGTTCAGCTCTCGTGCCCACTGTGCCGTGGGCCGGTCAGCGATTGCATCAAGGACTACAGCGCGCGGAGGTTCATGAACACcaaggtccggtcgtgcaccacgGAGTCGTGCGAGTTCAGGGGCGCCTACCAGGAGCTGAGGAAGCATGCTAGGGTGGAGCATCCAACAGGAAGGCCAATGGAGGTAGACCCTGAGCGGCAGCGGGACTGGCGCCGGATGGAGCAGCAACGGGACCTTGGAGACTTGATGAGCATGCTGCGTTCAGGGTTCAACAGCAATATTGAGGACGACAGTGGCGGGCTTGGAGACACCGAAGAAGGGGGAGAGGAAGCTGAAATGACTCCGGCCTCCATAACCATGGTCTTCATCATGCCATCTAGAGGCTCAATCATGCAGTACCTATCGGAACGCAGCAGAACGATCATTCTGGTCAGTCGGAGGCGAGCAAGCAGCAGCAGCGGTGGCGACGCTGAAGCCACTGCTCCAGACAGCGAGGAAGGTGATGACCCTATGCCATCGGCAGAGGCATCTGCTGGTTCACAGCATTCTTCCGAACAAGAGGAGGCTGACGGTGACCCTGCCCAATGA